One region of Paenibacillus polymyxa M1 genomic DNA includes:
- the purU gene encoding formyltetrahydrofolate deformylase: MELHVKHQPNSTVSTHENRARMLVSCPDGPGIVATVSRFLYEHGANIVQSDQYTMDPSGGMFFMRIEFDLPNLSAAQSQLEQDFVAVAEQFRMEWTISAVSRKKKLAIFVSKEDHCLVELLWQWQAGDLDADIALVVSNHPDMKEYVESFGIPYHHIPVTADTKPEAERRQLEVIGEEIDVIILARYMQIISPKFIEHYRNRIINIHHSFLPAFVGGKPYAQAYNRGVKIIGATAHYVTEELDGGPIIEQDVQRVSHGDDVNELKRIGRTIERVVLARAVKWHTEDRILVHENKTVVFN; the protein is encoded by the coding sequence ATGGAACTTCACGTAAAACATCAGCCAAACAGCACTGTATCTACACATGAAAACCGTGCGCGCATGCTTGTATCTTGTCCAGATGGGCCAGGTATTGTAGCGACTGTGTCCCGCTTTTTGTACGAGCATGGGGCCAATATCGTTCAATCTGACCAATATACAATGGACCCGTCCGGCGGTATGTTTTTTATGCGGATTGAATTCGATCTGCCAAATTTGAGTGCAGCTCAGTCGCAATTGGAGCAGGACTTTGTCGCTGTTGCTGAGCAATTCCGTATGGAGTGGACGATTTCTGCGGTCAGCCGCAAGAAAAAACTAGCTATTTTCGTTTCCAAAGAAGATCACTGTCTGGTAGAACTGCTGTGGCAATGGCAGGCAGGCGATCTGGATGCGGATATTGCATTGGTGGTTAGTAATCATCCGGATATGAAGGAGTATGTGGAATCCTTTGGCATTCCATATCACCATATCCCGGTGACAGCCGATACGAAGCCAGAGGCAGAGCGCCGTCAGCTAGAGGTCATTGGCGAAGAGATTGATGTGATCATTTTGGCTAGGTATATGCAGATTATTTCGCCTAAGTTTATTGAGCATTATCGCAACCGGATTATCAATATCCATCATTCCTTTCTACCTGCATTCGTGGGTGGCAAGCCGTATGCCCAAGCTTATAATCGTGGTGTGAAAATTATTGGTGCTACTGCGCATTATGTAACCGAGGAATTGGACGGTGGTCCGATCATTGAGCAGGACGTACAGCGGGTAAGCCACGGAGATGATGTAAATGAGCTAAAACGGATCGGTCGTACTATTGAACGGGTCGTGTTGGCAAGAGCCGTGAAGTGGCATACTGAGGATCGTATACTGGTTCATGAGAACAAAACGGTCGTTTTTAATTGA